A stretch of Chanodichthys erythropterus isolate Z2021 chromosome 20, ASM2448905v1, whole genome shotgun sequence DNA encodes these proteins:
- the larp4aa gene encoding la ribonucleoprotein 4Aa isoform X5 has product MSSDQGGEPQLQEEAEPGPKTRGEDEITPGTGGDSGVMVTAKGAGLNPNAKVWQEIPATQNEAPVDGTVASPWSQNNTAEDTTVGKQYTPGFSTLEDNSTSGTVVGVVNGMDPPDQSFPVCERTTGTNVESKLPEEQPVSEETLRESLKKELEFCFSRENLSKDLYLISQMDSDQFVPIWTIASMEGIKVLTTDMDLILDVLRSSPMVQVDEKGEKVRPNHKRCIIILREVPETTPVEEVEALFKNDNCPKVISVEFAHNNNWYITFQSDTDAQQAYRYLREEVKTFQGKPIMARIKAINTFFAKNGYRNLDCSVYPQQSHTQSQYSSPLFMQPVYSPQQQYPLYSIVPPTWTPSPTPYFETPLAPFPNSGFVNGFGSPGHYKTGSNSLNLSRPFSRNRNHVKPQTRANDGLSSTVSPVALVDGLSGLHSPQPPSSGGPVLSSTELNSSFPHLVSNDLTDDGTMAGRGRRTTYRGTRRRREDDRTTRPVPLSQVKVPPPKFDLAASNFPPLPGCSASPQGEPVLENRLSDVVRGLNREKQQDSSKESAVSPAGPASEETVSRPTQPVAKMSAHVPDPVTSSSNHLEKKPENVEPPVYKETSVTSAPVAAVLPTPVPTAPGPKLQPSSATPAAPQSNTNPSSTPALEPRKLSYAEVCQRPPKDPPPPASTSSPNNASAQPLRELRVNKVEEQPSSPANKQDRPQETGGNCKAREGRPARDSQGFSRSNGPPRTSTGGFKLREQQRRPPFGHRGSPQGGSRHTGKEQNIPPISPK; this is encoded by the exons ATGAGTTCAGACCAGGGCGGAGAGCCGCAGCTGCAGGAGGAGGCTGAGCCGGGACCAAAAACCCGTGGGGAGGACGAGATCACACCCGGGACCGGGGGAGACTCAGGCGTCATG GTCACTGCTAAAGGAGCTGGTCTGAACCCTAATGCCAAGGTGTGGCAGGAGATTCCTGCAACACAAAATGAAGCTCCTGTGGATGGCACTGTGGCCTCCCCCTGGTCCCAGAACAATACGGCtgaag ATACCACTGTAGGTAAACAGTACACACCTGGCTTCTCCACTCTCGAGGACAACAGCACTTCTGGTACTGTAGTAGGGGTGGTGAATGGTATGGACCCCCCTGACCAAAGCTTCCCGGTTTGTGAGCGCACTACAGGAACTAATG TGGAGTCCAAACTCCCTGAGGAACAGCCCGTCTCTGAAGAGACTTTGCGTGAGTCTCTCAAAAAAGAATTGGAGTTCTGTTTCTCCAG GGAGAACTTATCTAAGGATCTTTACCTAATATCTCAAATGGACAGTGACCAGTTTGTCCCCATTTGGACTATTGCCAGCATGGAAGGAATCAAGGTCCTCACAACTGACATGGACCTCATCTTGGATGTCCTGAGAT CATCTCCTATGGTCCAAGTTGATGAAAAAGGGGAAAAAGTACGGCCAAATCACAAGCGTTGCATTATCATTCTGCGAGAAGTCCCTGAAACAACACCTgttgag GAAGTGGAAGCCTTGTTCAAGAATGACAACTGTCCCAAGGTAATAAGCGTGGAGTTTGCACACAACAACAACTGGTACATTACATTCCAATCAGACACAGATGCTCAACAG GCATACAGATATTTAAGGGAAGAAGTGAAGACATTTCAGGGAAAACCAATCATG GCCAGAATAAAAGCCATCAACACATTCTTTGCGAAGAATGGTTACCGCAACCTGGACTGCAGTGTGTATCCTCAGCAATCTCACACTCAGTCACAGTACAGCTCCCCACTCTTCATGCAGCCTGTTTACAGCCCCCAGCAGCAGTACCCACTCTACAGCATAGTACCTCCTACTTGGACGCCATCTCCTACTCCATACTTTGAGACTCCCTTG GCACCTTTTCCCAACAGTGGTTTCGTCAATGGATTTGGCTCACCTGGACACTACAAAACTGGCTCAAATTCTCTAAACCTTAGCCGTCCCTTCAGCAGGAACCG GAACCATGTAAAGCCTCAGACGAGGGCTAATGATGGACTCTCTTCCACTGTGTCCCCGGTGGCTCTTGTGGATGGACTGTCTGGCCTGCACAGTCCCCAGCCTCCCTCAAGTGGTGGGCCTGTGCTGTCCTCCACCGAGCTCAACTCATCTTTTCCACACCTAGTTTCCAACGATCTAACTGATGATGGCACCATGGCAGGACGTGGAAG GAGAACAACATACAGAGGCACTCGAAGGCGGCGAGAAGATGATCGCACAact AGACCAGTTCCCTTGTCTCAAGTGAAGGTACCGCCCCCCAAATTCGACCTGGCCGCCTCCAACTTCCCTCCACTGCCTGGCTGCTCTGCCAGTCCGCAGGGGGAGCCTGTGCTGGAGAACCGCCTCTCTGATGTTGTACGGGGCCTGAATAGGGAAAAG CAGCAGGATTCAAGCAAAGAGTCTGCTGTGAGTCCCGCGGGCCCAGCTTCAGAGGAGACTGTCTCCAGGCCCACCCAGCCTGTAGCCAAGATGTCTGCTCACGTTCCTGATCCTGTCACCTCCAG CTCCAACCACCTGGAGAAGAAACCAGAGAATGTGGAGCCTCCAGTCTATAAAGAGACGTCTGTGACCTCTGCTCCTGTCGCAGCCGTGCTGCCCACCCCTGTCCCAACAGCACCTGGTCCAAAGCTTCAGCCCAGCTCGGCTACGCCTGCAGCCCCTCAATCTAACACCAACCCCTCCAGCACCCCGGCACTG GAACCTCGCAAACTTAGTTACGCTGAAGTATGTCAGCGACCACCTAAGGATCCCCCTCCTCCAGCATCCACTTCCAGCCCCAACAACGCAAGTGCACAGCCTCTGAGAGAGCTGCGTGTCAACAAGGTGGAGGAGCAGCCCTCCAGCCCTGCAAACAAACAGGATCGGCCTCAGGAAACGGGGGGCAACTGCAAGGCCAGGGAGGGCCGGCCGGCCCGTGACTCCCAGGGCTTTTCTCGCAGCAACGGACCCCCCAGAACCAGTACGGGGGGTTTCAAGCTACGAGAGCAGCAGAGACGCCCTCCTTTCGGCCATCGCGGTTCCCCCCAGGGAGGTTCCAGACACACTGGAAAAGAGCAGAACATCCCCCCCATATCGCCAAAGTAA